A genomic window from Rhea pennata isolate bPtePen1 chromosome 12, bPtePen1.pri, whole genome shotgun sequence includes:
- the CEP15 gene encoding centrosomal protein 15 kDa, protein MKSGKTGKQLQMTSYLVQEVRLARRHEEILSQRSVLLQQMETYLGDKKTKKTWQTQAADAARKRNAALLNDIEAAEKKLQERAYLIPHPDTVKLETLYWASVEESLPKWEQFLLGRAEAPIGLKKMKSAKQNISSPEEESQK, encoded by the exons ATGAAG AGTGGCAAAACTGGCAAACAGCTGCAAATGACATCCTATTTGGTTCAAGAGGTTCGCCTTGCTAGGAGACATGAAGAGAT ACTGTCTCAGAGATCAGTGCTGCTACAGCAGATGGAGACTTATCTAGGAGACAAAAAGACTAAAAAGACATGGCAAACTCAAGCAGCTGATGCAGCTCGTAAAAGGAATGCAGCACTTCTAAAT GATatagaagcagcagaaaaaaagctgcaagaaaGAGCGTATTTAATTCCACATCCTGATACTGTTAAGTTAGAA ACTCTCTACTGGGCGTCAGTAGAAGAATCTCTTCCCAAGTGGGAACAATTTCTTTTAGGAAGAGCAGAAGCTCCTATtggtttaaagaaaatgaaatctgcaAAACAGAACATAAGCTCCCCAGAAGAAGAGTCACAAAAGTAA